In the Vogesella sp. XCS3 genome, CCTTCTCGCAGGCCTTTGTACCGGTACTGGCCGAGTTTAAGGAACAACGCGGCGAGGCGGAAACGCGCGTATTCCTGTCGCACATTACCGGCACGCTGACCGTGGTGCTGGTGATCGTCACCGCGCTGGGCATGTTGGCCGCACCGTGGATCATCTGGCTTACCGCCCCCGGCTTTGCCAGCAATCCCGACAAGGTAGCGCTCACCAGCGATCTGCTGCGCATCACCTTCCCTTATATATTGTTCATTTCGCTATCGTCGCTGGCCAGTAGCGTGCTCAATACCTGGAACCGCTTTTCGGTACCGGCCTTCACCCCCACGCTGCTGAATGTGTCGTTCATTGCGTGTTCACTGCTGCTGACGCCCTACTTCGACCCGCCAGTCCTCACGCTGGCGTGGGCAGTATTCTTTGGCGGCATCGCCCAGCTGGCCTACCAGCTGCCGCACCTGAAAAAGCTGGACATGCTGCCCATGCCGCGGCTGAACCTGCGCGATGCCGCCGTATGGCGCGTGATCCGCCAGATGGGGCCGGCCATTTTCGGCGTATCCATTGCGCAGATCTCGCTGGTCATCAACACCATCTTCGCGTCGTTTCTGGTGTCCGGCAGCGTGTCGTGGATGTATTACGCCGACCGCCTGATGGAGTTTCCCACCGGTGTGCTGGGCGTGGCGCTAGGTACCATCCTGCTGCCGTCGCTGTCCAAGCACGCGGCGCGTGGCGCGGCCAGTGCCGGCGAATTCAGCCAGCTGCTGGACTGGGGCATGCGCCTGTCGCTGCTGCTGGCCATACCGTCCACGGTGGGCCTGGCGGTGCTGTCGCAGCCGCTGATCGCCACCTTGTTCATGTAC is a window encoding:
- the murJ gene encoding murein biosynthesis integral membrane protein MurJ, which translates into the protein MNLLNALAKVSSMTMVSRVLGFVRDAIIARVFGAGLATDAFFVAFKLPNLLRRIFAEGAFSQAFVPVLAEFKEQRGEAETRVFLSHITGTLTVVLVIVTALGMLAAPWIIWLTAPGFASNPDKVALTSDLLRITFPYILFISLSSLASSVLNTWNRFSVPAFTPTLLNVSFIACSLLLTPYFDPPVLTLAWAVFFGGIAQLAYQLPHLKKLDMLPMPRLNLRDAAVWRVIRQMGPAIFGVSIAQISLVINTIFASFLVSGSVSWMYYADRLMEFPTGVLGVALGTILLPSLSKHAARGAASAGEFSQLLDWGMRLSLLLAIPSTVGLAVLSQPLIATLFMYGKFTAHDAAMTQQALIAYSVGLLGLILVKVLAPGFYARQNIKTPVKIALVTLAATQLMNLMFIGTLKHAGLSLSIGLGACLNAGLLYYQLRKHAIYQPAAGWPAFLLKLLLAVAVMAGTLLALQQVLPINWHGHSWQRVMWLTLLVAAGAVAYFATLLAMGVRPRQFMRRTT